One Phaseolus vulgaris cultivar G19833 chromosome 11, P. vulgaris v2.0, whole genome shotgun sequence genomic window carries:
- the LOC137807844 gene encoding transcription factor TCP3-like gives MGESQNHLLLHQTATPSRSTMRGGGVGEIVEVQGGHIVRSTGRKDRHSKVCTAKGPRDRRVRLAAHTAIQFYDVQDRLGYDRPSKAVDWLIKKAKAAIDELAELPPWNPTATSMQPPQQQEIVLRDNKSLSIEDPIAFGSRGESNVVSGATRVQEQFSHQQLESENANMSNSKYNSGPGFLPPSLDTDNIAETIKTFFPVEATTTSFQSYPPPAPDLRQQDLRLSLQSFQDPIMLQQEPQSHHEPVLFAGATLGFDGGSGWSEHQHHHSEEHRFLFGGNSGHGGGFVFNTPAPAFGQFFSQRGPLQSSNTPSVRAWIDPSVDHHHHNHHYLSSLIHQGSVAGGFSAGGGFSGFRIPARIQGEEEHDGVSDKPSSASSDSRH, from the coding sequence ATGGGAGAATCACAGAACCACCTTCTCCTTCACCAAACAGCAACACCGTCGAGATCGACGATGAGAGGCGGCGGCGTCGGCGAGATCGTGGAGGTGCAAGGCGGCCACATTGTCCGCTCCACCGGGCGGAAGGACCGCCACAGCAAGGTCTGCACTGCAAAAGGCCCCAGAGACCGCCGTGTGCGCCTGGCGGCGCACACCGCCATCCAATTCTACGACGTCCAGGACCGCCTCGGCTATGACCGCCCCAGCAAGGCGGTGGACTGGCTCATAAAAAAAGCTAAGGCGGCCATCGACGAGCTCGCAGAGCTCCCACCGTGGAACCCGACGGCCACGTCAATGCAACCGCCTCAGCAACAGGAAATCGTCCTCCGCGACAACAAGTCTCTCTCTATAGAAGACCCAATAGCCTTTGGCAGCCGTGGCGAGAGCAACGTTGTCTCCGGCGCTACCAGAGTTCAAGAACAATTTTCTCACCAACAGTTGGAGAGTGAAAATGCTAACATGAGCAACAGCAAGTACAACAGTGGTCCGGGTTTTCTGCCACCGTCTTTGGACACTGATAACATTGCTGAGACAATCAAGACTTTCTTTCCCGTCGAAGCTACCACGACGTCATTTCAGAGTTACCCTCCGCCGGCACCGGATTTGAGGCAGCAAGATCTTCGTTTGTCGTTGCAGTCCTTTCAGGACCCTATCATGCTTCAGCAAGAGCCTCAGAGCCACCACGAGCCTGTGCTGTTCGCCGGAGCGACGCTCGGCTTCGACGGCGGTTCCGGCTGGTCGGAGCACCAGCACCACCACTCGGAGGAGCATAGGTTTCTCTTTGGTGGCAACAGTGGCCATGGCGGTGGGTTTGTGTTCAACACGCCGGCGCCGGCGTTTGGCCAATTTTTTTCTCAGAGGGGACCCCTTCAGTCCAGTAACACCCCTTCAGTTCGTGCTTGGATAGACCCTTCGGTCGATCACCACCACCACAACCATCACTACCTCTCGTCGCTGATCCACCAGGGCTCCGTCGCTGGCGGCTTCTCCGCCGGTGGTGGATTCTCTGGCTTCCGCATTCCAGCACGAATTCAGGGTGAAGAGGAACACGACGGCGTATCCGACAAGCCGTCCTCTGCTTCCTCTGATTCTCGCCATTGA
- the LOC137807925 gene encoding protein IQ-DOMAIN 10-like, which produces MSPKKWFRTILRLKKRKEDKSEQAKVQSTPEKSNESSEEKQEETHEESNSIPSEGLVLQERALPTRFIQDIAATRIQNAFRALLARRTLHHLRDTALDYTIIIAPSKGAVKLEATIQDHMAKEQTVTALNYIHLWSRMQEQIKARRLHMLSEARIKQKKLENQLKLAAKIHELQEEWCGGSDTMEEIVSRIHQREEAAFKRERAMAYAFSHQWRPNCRQYLGQAIYSLGKEGWGWSWKERWVAARPWEIRVGFAADPMTKKSSDSKVPLSNSELSNTRQILKGKENNIPDLSKTNLAK; this is translated from the exons ATGAGTCCAAAGAAATGGTTTAGGACGATTCTTAGGTTGAAGAAACGGAAGGAAGATAAATCGGAACAAGCTAAG GTGCAATCCACCCCTGAAAAATCAAACGAGTCCTCGGAGGAGAAACAagaagaaactcatgaagagtCTAATAGCATTCCCAGTGAAGGTTTGGTGCTACAAGAAAGGGCACTTCCCACCAGGTTCATACAAGATATTGCTGCTACTCGGATTCAAAATGCATTTCGTGCACTTCTG GCAAGAAGAACATTGCACCATCTAAGGGATACTGCACTGGACTACACAATAATCATTGCACCATCAAAGGGAGCAGTGAAACTTGAGGCTACGATTCAGGATCACATGGCCAAAGAACAGACAGTAACTGCACTAAACTACATACATCTTTGGAGCAGAATGCAAGAGCAGATTAAAGCTCGCAGACTCCATATGCTATCAGAAGCCAGGATTAAGCAAAAGAAACTAGAAAACCAGTTAAAACTTGCGGCTAAGATTCATGAGCTCCAG GAGGAGTGGTGTGGAGGTTCTGACACAATGGAAGAGATAGTTTCCAGGATACATCAGCGAGAAGAAGCAGCATTCAAACGAGAGCGAGCCATGGCATATGCCTTCTCTCATCAG TGGAGGCCCAACTGCAGGCAGTATTTGGGCCAGGCTATCTACAGCCTTGGGAAAGAAGGGTGGGGTTGGAGCTGGAAGGAGAGGTGGGTAGCAGCCCGTCCATGGGAAATCAGGGTTGGTTTTGCAGCTGACCCCATGACAAAGAAAAGCAGTGATAGCAAAGTGCCATTGTCTAATTCTGAGTTGTCAAATACAAGGCAAATTCTGAAAGGGAAAGAAAACAACATTCCAGATCTGTCTAAGACCAATCTAGCCAAATAA